Sequence from the [Bacteroides] pectinophilus genome:
AGCTGCGACGTTGATGATATAATTCTTAACACATTGGGCGGTGCTGTCGGATATGTCCTGTATCGCCTGATTAAGATGTGTAAAAACGGTGGTTGAAATGAGATTATTTAAAAGATATAAATTCTCAGATAAGCAGCAGTCATTGGGCGGAACTATTTCAACATTGATGGGGCTTGGAGCATTAGCAATACTGATATATGGGATACGTCTGTCGTTTCTGGTGCAGGGACATGCAGGGGCATATGTCGGAAGTCTGGCATTGTGCAGCCTGCTGTTGTCATGCGTAGGATGCGGTATAGGACTTATCAGTTTCAGGGAAGAGGATAAGTTTTATTCACTTTCTAAGGCCGGCTCACTCCTGTGCGGTATGATTGCAATATTTATGATTGCAGTGCTGCTTATGGGAATATAGTGTTTTGAAGGGAATGGTAGTTTATGTATAATGACAATCTGGAAGAGAGATATGAGCTTGCTGTTGATCGCGTGAAGGATATTATTGAGGTATGTGACAGGGAGATAAGCGGAGAGTTTGTGTCATACTTTAGAAATGTTGCGAAGTTCATTATGAAGATGGATGAACTTAAGTCGCTGATAGATGGCAATGTCATTGATAAGATGAGCATGGAAGAGCTTGAGATGCTCAACAGGAAGCTTTACAGTGATGTGGCTGACGAGAACTATGAGACAAGCTTTGCCAATCCGGCATATGCCGTAAGCGTAATGGGCGAGCTGTACGGAAGAATACTTTCATTCCTGTACGTTGAATTAAGAGGTCTTATTGTGTATGCGTATGAGAAGAGAATGGCTGACATGACAGCGGCCGTTGAACTTTTTGTGGAGATATACTGCCTGTTTACTGCTGATGTCCGTCCAAAATATAAAGAAATATATGATACAGTATACTGGTATGTAAGTGATTACAGTGATGTTACGATTGAGGAGCGTGTTGCTGAGCAGCTCGATGTTACGAAGTCATTTGCAGTAGATATAATAATGAATTCGGATTTAAGTGACCTGAGATATCTCTACAGATTCGGTGAGTATATAACAGACAATGAGATTGAGACTGCAAAGTATCTTAATTCGCTTTCACAGGAAGAGATTGATGCAATGGCATCAACTTATACGGAAGGCTTTAGAATCGGCTTTGTCATTGGCAATAAGGATCTTACCAGGAAGAGCATTGTCAATATAAGATACTGCATCGGATTTGAACGTGTTGTAAAGGCTGCAATACTTCAGTTTGAAAAGATGGGACTTAAGCCGAGCATATACAGGGCAGCAGTCAACACGATTAACAAACGCATGAATGCAAAGATTGGTTATTACTCAACAAGCCCTAATAAGCAGATGGATTATGACCACAGATTTGATAATGCGCTGTATCTTGATAATGATTTTGTGGTAAGAAAGCTTGGTGCGCTTAAGGCAGCTTATGAAAAGTATAAGACAGAGGCAGCTGCATTTGCAGGACCTGCTGTAATAGAAGTGTTTGGTGAGAAGCCGTTCGCTCCTGTGAATAAAAAGGAAGCGCTTAAGCTTGATGAGAGGCAGCAGAAGCTTTCTGTTAAGTATGACAGTGAATCCGGCAGACTTGTAAATGAATATATAAAGGGAGAAGAACGCAGTTTTACGATTATTGCCTATCCGATTCCTGAGATTGCAGATACGATTGATGAATACAGAAAGATATTTGCAGAAACGGTCAGAATCAATACTCTTGATTATGACAAATATAAGCGTATACAGCAGAGCATAATTGATGTTCTGGATAAAGCGCAGCATGTTGTTGTTAAGGGCTGTAATGGCAATAAGACAGATATGAAGGTTAGTCTTATGCCAATCGGGGATCCTGCAAAGCAGACGATATTTGAGAACTGCCTTGCCGATGTGAACATTCCGCTTGGAGAAGTATTTACATCACCAAGACTTAAGGGAACTGAAGGAACACTTAATGTGAGCCGTGTCTACCTTAACGGGCTTCTCTATAAGAACCTTACACTTAAGTTCAGGGATGGAATGGTAGAGGATTACGTATGTGACAACTTTGACAATTCGATAGATGTAGATGACGAAGGTAATGCAATCAATAAGAATAAGAGTTACATCCGTGAGAACATTCTCTTTAATCATGATACACTCCCAATTGGAGAGTTCGCAATAGGAACTAATACGACGGCGTATGTCATGGCCAACAGATATGATATTGTCGGCAAGCTCCCTATCCTTATAGTTGAGAAGATGGGACCGCATTTTGCCGTGGGCGACACGTGTTATACATGGGCGGAGGATGTTGCTGTCTATAATCCGGACGGTAAAGAGATTATATCACGCGATAATGAGATAACTCTTTTGCGTAAGACAGAGCCGGAGAAGGCGTATTTTAACTGTCACACGGATATTACAATACCGTATGATGAGATTGGCGAGATAAGTGCTGTTATGTCTGACGGAAGTAAGGTACAGATAATTGCTGACGGAAGATTTGTACTTGAAGGAACAGAAGAACTTAACAGACCGTTTGACGAGGAAGCAGATGAAGCTTAGAGTACCTGATTATTACAAAGAATTCAGATGCATTGACAAGGACTGTACGGATACATGCTGTGCCGGATGGGAAGTTGATGTTGATGAAGAAGCATATGCATATTATGAGACAGTTGGAGGCGAGTTCGGTAAAAGGCTCGCTTCTGTAATGTCAAGAGAAGGCGGATGCCATTTTATCTTAAAACCTGATAAAGACTGTCCATTCCTTAATGCAACAGGTCTTTGTGACCTTTATACGGAACTTGGAGAGGATAAGCTGTGTGAGACATGTGCGATGTATCCGAGATTTGTGGAGGAATATGGCAATATACGTGAGATGGGAATAGCATTGTCATGTAAGACTGCTGCTAATCTGATACTTACTTATGAAGGCAAAGCCGGCTTTGAGACAATGGAGGATGGCAAGCCACTTACATCGTATAACGATATAGAACCAGAATTTTATTTTGCACTTATGCAGTCGCGCAGAGTTGCTTATGCAATTGTACAGAACCGTGCGTATGATATCAGAGAGAGAATAGCGGTACTTATGCATTACGCTGAGAAGCTGCAGAAGAGCATTAATGTACACAGATATTCATATATTCATGAGATTAATGCAATGTACACTGTTCCAGGTGATGACATCTATGCAGATGTGAGGACTGAGAAGTTTGATGAGGTCATTGCAAAGCTCAGACGCAAATATACAGATTGGTCGGGGGCTAAGAAAAAGAGTATGCCGAATGCATGCGGATATTATAAGCATACCGGTAGTCTGCTTGCTATATTTGACAGCATGGAGATGGTTAAGGGTGAGTTTCATGAGTTTATAGCGGCAGACAGAGACAGCTTTGGACGCATGCACGATGCCGTTGATGCTTCATTGACTGATGTTAAGAACTACATAAGTTCTGTGAGAAGGTTCTGGGCTTCATATCCTGAGTGTAACATGCAGTATGAGCATGTAATGGTATATTACATTTTCAGATATTTCCTTAAGGCGGTCTATGATTATGACCTGCTTGGCAAAGTTAAGCTTGCGGTTACAGGATATCTTATGGTTGTTGAGATGGATGTTGTAAGATTTATAAAAAAAGATTACACAATGCAGCTTACAGACCAGATTGAGATAACACATCTTTATTCACGCGAAGTTGAACATTCAGATGAGAACTTCGCGCAACTGGATGAGATGTACGGCACGGCTGAAGAGTTCGGGTGTGAAAGACTGTACAGGTCTGTACTTGCACCTTTGGAATAGAATCCCGGATATTACATAAGCTTGTGCATTATAAAATCATATATTTCCTGACTGGCGTCTTTCCATTTGGAACACATGGCGTTAGCCTGTTCTTCAAGAGGCACAGAGAGACTCAGCTCAATAAGGGTTGAGTCTCCTTCTTTTACTTGGCAGTGAACGATGTAGTCCTGATTGGTTGAGCGGTAAAAGTCGGCGATAGTGCCAACCTCATTCTTGAGTTCGTATTTGTTATCGGTAAGATACTGCTCGATATCATCCTTGATTGCGTTAGAGATACGTGTGTTGAAAAATGCAATTGTGTCAGTGCCTTCCTCTGTAAGATGATACTGCGTAGTGTTGCGGTATACATCGGCGGCTATAAAGTTGGACTCTGTCAGGTCATTAAGAACTTCCTGAAGTGTAAAATAATCAGTGTAGTTATTAGAGAGCATGAATTCCGAAATCTGATTATTATTCAGCGGAAAGTTAACTCTGCTTAACATATACAAAATCATAAGTTTATATAGCGTCATCGAATCAGAAGGCATAGTTGTTAATCTCACTTTCTATATAATGAACCCTGTATCAGGCAGTCATTCATAAATCTTTGGTTTATCGTGTTAAGAACATGTTTTTTATCTGCACTCCACATCGGAGCAATGAGAAGCTTCTTTGGACCGTCACCGGTCAGTCTGTGTACCACCATGCCTGGCGGAAGTCTTTTGATAATCTCCTCGAGTATATCAATATACTCATCAAGCTCCGGAAGGTGAAAATGCTGCGCAGCATAGTCATCAGCAAGGTCAGTGCCCTTGAGAATATGAAGAAGCTGGAGCTTTATTCCGTCTGCATACCGGGATATATACGAAGCAGTGGCAAGCATGTCAGCTGTAGTCTCTCCGGGAAGACCTATTATCATATGTGCGATTATATGTTCACAGGAATGAAAATGCCTGAGGCGCATGATGGCATCTGCAAAGCACTCATTCTTATATCCGCGTCTTATATAACGCACAGAATTACAGTTGGTTGTCTGGAGACCAAGTTCAATCCAGATGGGTTTGATGGAATTAATATCAGCAAGAAGCCTGCATATCCCATCATCAAGGCAGTCGGGTCTTGTTGCAATCGAAATTATACGGATATGGCTGTTAAGTGCAGCCTCCATGTATACATTGCGAAGATATTCGACAGGTGCATATGTATTGGTATATGCCTGAAAATACGCAATGTAATCGTCACCGTGATATTTGCCCGACACCTGGCTTATGCCGGCTTCAATCTGCTCTGTGACAGTAGGTGCATTCCCGGCAAAATCGCCTGACCCTCCGGCACTGCAGAAGATGCAGCCTCTCGTGTCAATTAGCCCATCACGATTCGGACATGTCATCCGGGCGTTCAGGGCTAATTTATACATTTTACTGCCAAATGTATTAAGCAGATATTCATTTAACGAATAATAATGAGGGAGCATTAGTCTTCAATGTTATCCATTACAGCCCTGGATACAACATCTGCAACACGAGGGTCAAAAGCCTCAGGAAGGATGTTTACATCACTGAGCTCATTGTCAGCTACAAGACCTGCAATTGCATTAGCTGCTGCAAGCTTCATCTTTTCTGTAATCTGCTTTGCACGTCCTTCAAGCGCACCCTTGAATATTCCCGGAAAAGCAACTACGTTGTTAACCTGGTTAGGGAAATCGCTTCGGCCTGTTCCGACAACTCTTGCACCGGCAGCCTTGGCCACATCAGGCATAATCTCAGGAACAGGATTAGCCATTGCAAAGAGGATAGCATCGTGGTTCATTGAAGCTACCATATCAGCAGTTACGATATTAGGAGCAGATACACCGACAAATATATCAGCACCCTTAAGTGCGTCGGCAAGAGTACCTGTCTTATGTGTAAGGTTGGTAACATCCATCATTGATTCCTGCATCCAGTTAAGACCTTCGCTGCCCTTGCTTAAGATGCCGCTCTTATCGCACATGGTCACATTCCTGAATCCATAGGTGAGAAGAAGCTTAGTGATTGCAACGCCGGCAGAACCTGCACCATTGACAACAACCTGGCACTCTTCCTTATTCTTGCCGGTAACCTTAAGCGCATTGATTATACCTGCGAGAACAACAATTGCTGTTCCGTGCTGGTCATCATGGAATACAGGAATATCAAGCATCTCCTTAAGACGTGTCTCAATCTCAAAGCAGCGTGGAGCAGATATATCTTCAAGGTTGATACCACCAAATCCGGGAGCTATTGCAGCTACAGTCCTGATAATCTCTTCAGTGTCCTGAGTATCAAGACAGATTGGAACGGCATTGACTCCACCGAACTCTTTGAAAAGAACAGCTTTACCTTCCATAACAGGCATTGCTGCGTAAGGACCTATGTTGCCGAGTCCGAGAACGGCACTGCCATCAGATACGACAGCAATTGTATTGGACTTGATAGTGTACTTATATGCAGCTTCCTTGTCTTTTGCTATCACCTTACACGGTTCGGCAACGCCGGGAGTATATGCAAGTGCAAGATCCTCTCTTGATGCAATTTTGCATTTGCTTGTAGTCTCAATCTTCCCATTCCACTCTTCGTGTAACTTAAGAGCCTGTTCATTAACTGTCATTGGTTATTACCAGCCTTTCTTAATTACTTATTGTGTTATTGTTATTTACTACTTATTATAAATATTCCGGCTTAACAGCCTATTTTTTTATGATATCACAATGACAGCAAACAAGCAATCAAATTATAAATTCCTTTACATTTGGAAGATGAGGCTGTATAATACAAGAGTAAATGAATCTATTTTATTCAATGACACTTTTCAAAAAATCCCCAGGTAAAGATTATTTTAAATATACGTTTGATAATGTAATTTGATTTAGAAGAGATATTATGTCCGGTTAATTCAGATTTATTTGGTTAGTTATTTTTGTGCTGAAAACAATTTATATAATAATGGAGATTAAAATTATGAGAGAAAAATTAATGACTTTGTCATTGGCTGCTCTTCGTGATATAGCCAAAGACAAGAATATCAAAGGAATAAGTTCTATGCGTAAGAATGAACTTATCGATGCAATTATTGCTGCAAGTGAAGCTGACGGAACATTGAAGCAGGAAGAGAAAGATAAGAAGATAGATAACGTACAGGAAAGACAGCAGGCGTATGAGAAGACGGCAATCAGGGAAGAAGGACCTGATGCTAACGGTATTCTTGAAGTTATGCCTGAAGGATTTGGTTTTATCAGATGCGAGAATTATCTTCCGGGTGAGAATGATGTATATGTTGCACCATCACAGATCCGCAGATTCGGACTTAAGACAGGAGATATAGTACAGGGACCGAAGCGTGCCAAGAATTCAGGAGAAAAGTTCAGTGCCATCTATCAGATTGATAAAGTTAATGGACTTCGACCTGAGGTCAACATGGCAAGACCGGCATTTGAATCGCTGACACCTATTTTCCCTAATAAGAGGATCCACCTCGAGCCTAATTCCAATTCAGTAGCGATGAGAATAGTAGACCTTATATCTCCTATAGGAATGGGACAGAGAGGTATGATTGTATCACAGCCTAAGGCAGGTAAGACAACACTCCTTAAGCAGATTGCCAAGGCAATTACAGTTAATAATCCGGATATGTATCTTATTATCCTTCTTATTGATGAACGTCCTGAGGAAGTAACGGATATTAAGGAATCAATAGAAGGCGAGCATGTTGATGTCATATATTCAACATTTGACGAGCTTCCGGAGAGACACAGAAGAGTATCTGAGATGGTTATAGAACGTGCCAAGAGACTTGTAGAGCAGAAGAAAGATGTAATTATCCTGCTTGACAGTATAACAAGACTTGCAAGAGCATATAATCTTACAATACAGGCAAGCGGACGAACACTGTCAGGCGGACTTGATCCGGCAGCACTCCATATGCCTAAGAGATTCTTCGGTGCGGCACGTAATATGAGAGAAGGTGGAAGCCTTACTATACTTGCAACGGCGCTTGTGGATACGGGAAGCAAGATGGACGATGTTATATTCGAGGAATTCAAGGGAACCGGCAACATGGAGCTTGTACTTGACCGTAAGCTGTCGGAGAAGAGAATATTTCCTGCAATTGATATAGCAAAATCAAGCACAAGAAGGGATGACCTTCTGTTATCACATGATGAATATCAGGCTATGGAGATAGCAAGAAAAGCTCTCAGTGGAATGCGTGCGGATGAGGCGGCGGAGAGAATTCTTGATCTGTTCCTGCATACGAAGAATAATGCAGAATTCGTTGAGAGAGTAAAGAAAAATAAAATTTTCTAATTTTCCTGAAAAATATATTGCATTAATAATTTGGGTATGATATACTTTAAAAGCTGTTTATCAGAAATAAGATTGGTTAGTCCAATTTTTATGATAAATTTGTTATTAACTATGAATTATCAGTAGAGTAAGAGGTGAAAGTAATGAGAGAAGGAATCCATCCAGAGTACTATCAGGCAAAGGTTGTCTGCAACTGCGGCAACGAGTTCGTAACAGGTTCAACAAAGCCTGAGATTCACGTAGAAGTTTGCTCTAAGTGTCATCCTTATTATACAGGACAGCAGAAGGCTGCTTCAGCACGTGGACGTATCGATAAGTTCAACAAGAAGTATGGTGTTGAGAGCAAGTAATTTGCACAAGAAGTTGATGGTGATAGGGTTGAGATTGTATAATCTCAACCTTTTTTACGATAAGGCAAATTACTTTTAGCGTATGGTTCGGTTGAACCAGACAGGAGGTTTCATGAAGCTATCTGGAATTGGCGGTCAGGCAGTCCTTGAGGGTGTTATGATGCGTAATAAAGATAAGTATGCAATAGCTGTGCGTAAGCCGGATAATGAAATAGATGTAGTAACAAGGCAGTGCAAGTCTGACAGGAACCGTAGTAAGATCTGCAATGTTCCTATTATAAGAGGCGTGGTAAGTTTTGTTGATTCACTGGTGCTTGGAATGTCTTCACTTACTTATTCTTCAAGTTTTTACGAAGATCCCAAGGAACAGGAGCCTACCAGGGCGGATAACGTGGCAAAGGCCATATTCAGGGAAAAGCTTGATTCGGTAATTATGACAATCACAATCCTCTTTTCTGTTATTCTTGCAATTGCCCTTTTCATGGTTGCACCATATTATATATCCAGACTTCTTGCAAAGTTCATAGTATCACAGTGGGTGCTTAATCTTATAGAGGGACTTGTAAGAGTGCTTATATTCATTATATACATATTGCTTATATCGCTTATGAGTGATATAAAGCGTACATTTATGTATCATGGTGCAGAACACAAATGTATCAACTGCATCGAACATGGAATGGCACTGACAGTGGATAATGTACGTGCAAGCTCTAAGGAACATAAGAGATGTGGTACAAGCTTTATATTCCTTGTAATGTTTATTAGTGTAATATTTTTTATATTCATCCGGATGCCTAATCCATTTTTACAGATAGCAGTAAGAGTTCTCCTTGTGCCTGTAATTGCCGGTGTTTCTTATGAAGTAATCAGATGGGCAGGAAGCAGTGACAGTAAGGCAGTTATGATAGTCAGCAAGCCGGGACTGTGGCTTCAGAAGCTGACTACAAGAGAACCTGATGATTCCATGATTGAAGTTGGAATAAAGGCAGTCGAGGCTGTATTTGACTGGAAAGAATTCCTTGATGAGTACTACGATGGTGTACCGGATGATCAGATTCCACCGGAAGCATTTTACTATGAGGATGAAGACGGTACTGCATATTCAGAGGCAGAGATTAACGAGATTGCAGATGATGGACAGGAAGCAGAGGAGCTTGATGCTGAAGGTTATCTTGAAGATGAAGTCGTGGATGAAGCTGAAGATGCGTACGAAGATGAGTCTGGTGAAAATGATGACGAGCCGGAAGATTATGAATCAGATGAATACGAAGATGAATCGGATGATGGAATAGAGATGCTGGATGATGATTACGAGCCGGATGATGCAGATGAAACTGATGCGGATGAAGCTGATGCAGATGCGGATGAAGCCGATTCTGATGATGATGATGATGATGACAAGCAGGATTCCGACGGTATTGAGTTTGTCGATGATGAAGAAGAGGAAGAAGAGATTGGCATAGAGATGCCTATATTCAAGCAGAGGCATACGGAAGTAGGCAGAGATGACAGATAGTACCGCACCGAAGCTGACATACAGACAGATGTGTCATAATGGTGCCGCAATACTTGCAGATGCCGGAATTACGGATGCGGAGTATGACAGCTTTGCACTGCTGGAGTATATTACAGGAATGGACAGGACTGCATATATCCTTAATGGGAGCAAATCAGTCCCCGAAGATATAGCTGAGCGTTATGACGCTGTTATTGACAGACGTTCATCGCATATCCCGTTGCAGCATATTACAGGGCAGGCATGGTTCTACGGACGCGGCTTTAATGTAAACAGTGATGTGCTGGTTCCGCGTCAGGACACAGAGGTGCTTGTATCAGAGGCGTTAAAAGTAATTAATGCCAAAGATTCAGTACTCGATATGTGTACAGGATCCGGCTGCATTATAATAACGCTTGCTCTGGAGAAGAAGCTCGGACGTGCTTTAGGAGCAGATATATCTGAGGCTGCGCTTAAGGTCGCCTCGGGTAACAGGGAAAAGCTTGGGGCAGATGATGTTACATTTGTAAAAAGCAACATTTTCTCTGATATAAATGTTAATGATGATGAATTGTTTGATGTAATAGTGTCGAATCCTCCGTATATTGCTACCGGAGAGATTGAGACACTCACTGAAGAGGTGAGAATTCATGATCCGTATATAGCACTAGACGGATTAGAGGATGGACTGCACTTTTACAGGGAGATAACACAGCAGTCCATGAATTACATTAAGTCAGGCGGATGGCTGCTGTATGAGATTGGCTGCACGCAGGCGCATGATGTCAGTGATATAATGTCAGAATATGGTTATAGTAATATAAAAGTTATAAAAGACCTTGCAGGTCTTGACCGTGTGGTTATGGGTCAGAGATTATAAGAGCCTGCAGAATGGATATTAGATTGAAAAAACAGAATTTTTTCAATCGCAAGATTTGTGCTTGCACACAAACTTGAGATGCCCGGAAAGACGGGCAGGAATGGAGATTAGTATGGAGATATTTGGAAGATTGGAAGATCTTGTACATCGTTATGAGGATATCACGCTCGAGCTGAGTAATCCTGATGTAGTTAATGATCAGAAGAGATTTCGTGATTTGATGAAAGAGCAGAATGACATTACACCTATTGTTAATGCCTATAATGAATACAAGTCATGCAAGCAGAATATAGAGGATAGTCTTACGATGCTTGACGAGGAGAACGACGAGGAACTTAAGGAGCTTGCCAAGGAAGAGCTTAATGATTCTAAGAAGCGCGCAGAAGAGCTTGAGAACGAGCTTAAGATACTGCTCCTTCCTAAGGACCCTAATGATGATAAAGATATAATCGTTGAGATCCGTGCCGGC
This genomic interval carries:
- a CDS encoding DUF4364 family protein, which translates into the protein MPSDSMTLYKLMILYMLSRVNFPLNNNQISEFMLSNNYTDYFTLQEVLNDLTESNFIAADVYRNTTQYHLTEEGTDTIAFFNTRISNAIKDDIEQYLTDNKYELKNEVGTIADFYRSTNQDYIVHCQVKEGDSTLIELSLSVPLEEQANAMCSKWKDASQEIYDFIMHKLM
- the fliB gene encoding flagellin lysine-N-methylase, coding for MKLRVPDYYKEFRCIDKDCTDTCCAGWEVDVDEEAYAYYETVGGEFGKRLASVMSREGGCHFILKPDKDCPFLNATGLCDLYTELGEDKLCETCAMYPRFVEEYGNIREMGIALSCKTAANLILTYEGKAGFETMEDGKPLTSYNDIEPEFYFALMQSRRVAYAIVQNRAYDIRERIAVLMHYAEKLQKSINVHRYSYIHEINAMYTVPGDDIYADVRTEKFDEVIAKLRRKYTDWSGAKKKSMPNACGYYKHTGSLLAIFDSMEMVKGEFHEFIAADRDSFGRMHDAVDASLTDVKNYISSVRRFWASYPECNMQYEHVMVYYIFRYFLKAVYDYDLLGKVKLAVTGYLMVVEMDVVRFIKKDYTMQLTDQIEITHLYSREVEHSDENFAQLDEMYGTAEEFGCERLYRSVLAPLE
- a CDS encoding NADP-dependent malic enzyme, whose translation is MTVNEQALKLHEEWNGKIETTSKCKIASREDLALAYTPGVAEPCKVIAKDKEAAYKYTIKSNTIAVVSDGSAVLGLGNIGPYAAMPVMEGKAVLFKEFGGVNAVPICLDTQDTEEIIRTVAAIAPGFGGINLEDISAPRCFEIETRLKEMLDIPVFHDDQHGTAIVVLAGIINALKVTGKNKEECQVVVNGAGSAGVAITKLLLTYGFRNVTMCDKSGILSKGSEGLNWMQESMMDVTNLTHKTGTLADALKGADIFVGVSAPNIVTADMVASMNHDAILFAMANPVPEIMPDVAKAAGARVVGTGRSDFPNQVNNVVAFPGIFKGALEGRAKQITEKMKLAAANAIAGLVADNELSDVNILPEAFDPRVADVVSRAVMDNIED
- the prmC gene encoding peptide chain release factor N(5)-glutamine methyltransferase, with product MTDSTAPKLTYRQMCHNGAAILADAGITDAEYDSFALLEYITGMDRTAYILNGSKSVPEDIAERYDAVIDRRSSHIPLQHITGQAWFYGRGFNVNSDVLVPRQDTEVLVSEALKVINAKDSVLDMCTGSGCIIITLALEKKLGRALGADISEAALKVASGNREKLGADDVTFVKSNIFSDINVNDDELFDVIVSNPPYIATGEIETLTEEVRIHDPYIALDGLEDGLHFYREITQQSMNYIKSGGWLLYEIGCTQAHDVSDIMSEYGYSNIKVIKDLAGLDRVVMGQRL
- the rho gene encoding transcription termination factor Rho — its product is MREKLMTLSLAALRDIAKDKNIKGISSMRKNELIDAIIAASEADGTLKQEEKDKKIDNVQERQQAYEKTAIREEGPDANGILEVMPEGFGFIRCENYLPGENDVYVAPSQIRRFGLKTGDIVQGPKRAKNSGEKFSAIYQIDKVNGLRPEVNMARPAFESLTPIFPNKRIHLEPNSNSVAMRIVDLISPIGMGQRGMIVSQPKAGKTTLLKQIAKAITVNNPDMYLIILLIDERPEEVTDIKESIEGEHVDVIYSTFDELPERHRRVSEMVIERAKRLVEQKKDVIILLDSITRLARAYNLTIQASGRTLSGGLDPAALHMPKRFFGAARNMREGGSLTILATALVDTGSKMDDVIFEEFKGTGNMELVLDRKLSEKRIFPAIDIAKSSTRRDDLLLSHDEYQAMEIARKALSGMRADEAAERILDLFLHTKNNAEFVERVKKNKIF
- a CDS encoding DUF6142 family protein, which encodes MRLFKRYKFSDKQQSLGGTISTLMGLGALAILIYGIRLSFLVQGHAGAYVGSLALCSLLLSCVGCGIGLISFREEDKFYSLSKAGSLLCGMIAIFMIAVLLMGI
- a CDS encoding TIGR01212 family radical SAM protein (This family includes YhcC from E. coli K-12, an uncharacterized radical SAM protein.) encodes the protein MYKLALNARMTCPNRDGLIDTRGCIFCSAGGSGDFAGNAPTVTEQIEAGISQVSGKYHGDDYIAYFQAYTNTYAPVEYLRNVYMEAALNSHIRIISIATRPDCLDDGICRLLADINSIKPIWIELGLQTTNCNSVRYIRRGYKNECFADAIMRLRHFHSCEHIIAHMIIGLPGETTADMLATASYISRYADGIKLQLLHILKGTDLADDYAAQHFHLPELDEYIDILEEIIKRLPPGMVVHRLTGDGPKKLLIAPMWSADKKHVLNTINQRFMNDCLIQGSLYRK
- a CDS encoding DUF1385 domain-containing protein, with the protein product MKLSGIGGQAVLEGVMMRNKDKYAIAVRKPDNEIDVVTRQCKSDRNRSKICNVPIIRGVVSFVDSLVLGMSSLTYSSSFYEDPKEQEPTRADNVAKAIFREKLDSVIMTITILFSVILAIALFMVAPYYISRLLAKFIVSQWVLNLIEGLVRVLIFIIYILLISLMSDIKRTFMYHGAEHKCINCIEHGMALTVDNVRASSKEHKRCGTSFIFLVMFISVIFFIFIRMPNPFLQIAVRVLLVPVIAGVSYEVIRWAGSSDSKAVMIVSKPGLWLQKLTTREPDDSMIEVGIKAVEAVFDWKEFLDEYYDGVPDDQIPPEAFYYEDEDGTAYSEAEINEIADDGQEAEELDAEGYLEDEVVDEAEDAYEDESGENDDEPEDYESDEYEDESDDGIEMLDDDYEPDDADETDADEADADADEADSDDDDDDDKQDSDGIEFVDDEEEEEEIGIEMPIFKQRHTEVGRDDR
- the rpmE gene encoding 50S ribosomal protein L31, with the translated sequence MREGIHPEYYQAKVVCNCGNEFVTGSTKPEIHVEVCSKCHPYYTGQQKAASARGRIDKFNKKYGVESK
- a CDS encoding aminopeptidase, coding for MYNDNLEERYELAVDRVKDIIEVCDREISGEFVSYFRNVAKFIMKMDELKSLIDGNVIDKMSMEELEMLNRKLYSDVADENYETSFANPAYAVSVMGELYGRILSFLYVELRGLIVYAYEKRMADMTAAVELFVEIYCLFTADVRPKYKEIYDTVYWYVSDYSDVTIEERVAEQLDVTKSFAVDIIMNSDLSDLRYLYRFGEYITDNEIETAKYLNSLSQEEIDAMASTYTEGFRIGFVIGNKDLTRKSIVNIRYCIGFERVVKAAILQFEKMGLKPSIYRAAVNTINKRMNAKIGYYSTSPNKQMDYDHRFDNALYLDNDFVVRKLGALKAAYEKYKTEAAAFAGPAVIEVFGEKPFAPVNKKEALKLDERQQKLSVKYDSESGRLVNEYIKGEERSFTIIAYPIPEIADTIDEYRKIFAETVRINTLDYDKYKRIQQSIIDVLDKAQHVVVKGCNGNKTDMKVSLMPIGDPAKQTIFENCLADVNIPLGEVFTSPRLKGTEGTLNVSRVYLNGLLYKNLTLKFRDGMVEDYVCDNFDNSIDVDDEGNAINKNKSYIRENILFNHDTLPIGEFAIGTNTTAYVMANRYDIVGKLPILIVEKMGPHFAVGDTCYTWAEDVAVYNPDGKEIISRDNEITLLRKTEPEKAYFNCHTDITIPYDEIGEISAVMSDGSKVQIIADGRFVLEGTEELNRPFDEEADEA